One segment of Nostoc piscinale CENA21 DNA contains the following:
- a CDS encoding HetZ-related protein 2 — MQTLRQGFEENNLTMTTDADKLAQYWHKRLAVEIPEQSVSVRESIVLWLLGKDLNRFELLDPKQLEIAKQAMEYRWKILHQRYLGLGRDRAYRNLITRLGSLVSLRHKIQTWVALSRDRQRSVIDVLQEVIQELLQSDTYMQQQMACIAEFTTDRRLQDTLLFASIEEYALRPVRNQPLLVYRFVNYLRRTQRGGLTQVPGSDMVRLVSEEILTDDSDNRVNLVDTQAIAEYQESQQLEEQQALRQSVQTEFADYLQENLGQDAVDWLRLYLQGKSQDEIAKQLQKPIREIYRLREKISYHAVRVFALKGKPELVNSWLSISLEEHNLGLTPRQWQQLYQKLTPLGQKVLDLRKIGHSLEAIAQQLGLKTHQAMGEWTKIYLTAQSLRTEESGA; from the coding sequence ATGCAAACTTTACGGCAAGGTTTTGAGGAAAACAATCTCACTATGACAACAGATGCAGACAAACTAGCACAGTATTGGCATAAACGCCTAGCTGTAGAAATTCCAGAACAAAGTGTATCTGTTAGGGAGAGTATTGTTTTGTGGCTTTTAGGCAAAGACTTAAACAGATTTGAACTATTAGACCCCAAACAACTAGAAATTGCTAAACAAGCAATGGAATATCGCTGGAAAATTTTACATCAACGTTACTTGGGTCTTGGTAGAGACCGAGCTTATCGTAACTTAATTACTCGTTTGGGGAGTTTAGTCAGCTTACGCCATAAAATTCAAACTTGGGTAGCACTCAGCCGTGATCGCCAGCGCAGTGTTATAGATGTCTTACAAGAAGTGATCCAAGAACTGCTGCAAAGTGATACCTATATGCAGCAACAAATGGCCTGCATTGCCGAATTTACTACCGACAGACGATTGCAAGATACATTACTGTTTGCCAGCATTGAAGAATATGCTTTGCGGCCAGTCCGCAATCAACCACTACTGGTTTACAGATTTGTTAATTACTTGCGTCGGACTCAGCGTGGTGGCTTAACGCAAGTACCAGGTAGCGATATGGTGAGACTGGTTTCCGAAGAAATTCTCACCGATGACAGTGATAATCGCGTCAACTTGGTAGATACCCAAGCGATCGCTGAATATCAAGAATCACAACAACTAGAAGAACAACAAGCACTGCGTCAGTCCGTGCAAACAGAATTTGCTGACTACTTACAAGAAAATCTCGGACAAGATGCAGTAGATTGGTTGCGGCTGTATCTCCAAGGCAAATCTCAAGACGAAATTGCCAAACAACTGCAAAAACCCATTCGAGAAATCTACCGTCTGCGGGAAAAAATCAGTTACCATGCAGTCCGGGTTTTTGCCCTCAAAGGGAAACCAGAACTTGTCAATAGCTGGCTATCAATTTCCTTGGAAGAACATAATTTGGGACTCACCCCTAGGCAATGGCAGCAACTTTATCAAAAATTAACGCCATTGGGTCAGAAAGTGCTAGATTTACGCAAAATCGGTCATTCCCTAGAAGCGATCGCCCAACAGTTAGGTCTGAAGACTCATCAGGCAATGGGAGAATGGACAAAAATTTATCTCACCGCCCAATCCTTGAGAACTGAAGAATCAGGAGCATAA
- a CDS encoding pilus assembly protein PilB, whose protein sequence is MLSSEDKSNDTEANEQQVLSNIPISLEQESDRQQIFQLIDHLLSFEACLYHQILPFRLEGNKLLLGMVHPQDSSALDYVNRILAYINCTMVAQEIASDSHRHILSAYLNYKNTFSSNIPALNHVDFKSSQQQPPKSMVANMETPKNPSNLTEFPSLPEPNLSALAQKLKQEITEATLANNLTILPVPTPELSTPVEVLALLPPKKLLEELLGRVLGGGIGRLYLERQPYQGRILWSDNGVVQSVLDNLPLSVFQGVLNELKRFAGLPVATITEPKQIEKECLYQQNRLLLRLRVMPGIYGEEATLQVLRGAALKFYQQQHLARLSRDVLGISQQLSYKLQELHQRLILNSSLTSEQADALDNLNHIVENLDQQVKILTANSDSMSK, encoded by the coding sequence ATGTTGTCTTCAGAGGACAAATCAAATGATACCGAAGCCAATGAGCAGCAGGTACTATCGAATATACCGATCAGCTTAGAGCAAGAAAGCGATCGCCAACAAATATTTCAGCTAATTGATCATCTCTTGTCCTTTGAAGCTTGCTTGTATCACCAAATTCTGCCCTTTCGATTAGAAGGTAACAAATTACTCCTAGGGATGGTGCATCCGCAAGACAGTAGCGCCCTTGATTACGTAAATCGCATCCTAGCTTATATCAACTGCACAATGGTGGCTCAAGAAATTGCCAGCGACAGCCACCGCCACATTCTCTCAGCCTACCTCAACTATAAAAATACGTTTAGCTCCAATATCCCAGCCCTCAATCACGTTGATTTCAAATCATCTCAACAGCAACCACCAAAATCAATGGTGGCAAATATGGAAACTCCCAAAAATCCTAGCAACTTAACAGAATTTCCTTCACTGCCAGAACCCAACCTTTCAGCTTTAGCCCAAAAGCTCAAACAAGAAATCACAGAGGCTACACTGGCAAATAATTTAACCATCCTGCCAGTGCCTACCCCAGAACTATCCACTCCTGTGGAAGTGCTGGCACTACTCCCACCCAAGAAACTACTAGAAGAATTACTCGGTCGAGTTTTGGGTGGTGGCATTGGTCGCTTGTATTTAGAAAGACAACCCTACCAAGGTAGGATACTCTGGAGTGATAATGGTGTTGTACAGTCGGTGCTAGATAATTTACCTCTGTCAGTTTTTCAAGGCGTACTGAATGAATTAAAGCGATTTGCTGGTTTACCTGTAGCCACAATTACAGAACCAAAACAAATAGAAAAAGAATGTTTATATCAACAAAACCGTTTGTTATTACGCCTGCGAGTCATGCCAGGCATTTATGGTGAAGAAGCCACACTACAGGTATTGCGAGGAGCCGCCTTAAAGTTTTATCAACAACAACATTTAGCTCGTCTCAGCCGTGATGTTTTGGGTATTTCTCAACAACTGAGCTATAAATTACAAGAACTGCATCAACGGCTAATACTTAACTCTAGCCTGACATCAGAGCAAGCAGATGCTTTAGATAATTTAAATCATATTGTGGAAAATTTAGACCAACAAGTCAAAATACTCACAGCAAATAGCGATTCAATGAGCAAATAA